A genome region from Methanococcoides burtonii DSM 6242 includes the following:
- a CDS encoding class I SAM-dependent methyltransferase, whose amino-acid sequence MMNDGIELLDIDLLEEKNILKEIDHWLKVFNWINGWHYDLDIIWIVKQLESNGILPGATILDTGAGYGMTQFILASRGYNVISMDFTKRNLPEKAKGIFDIEIIKNDLGSYTSEYMEYMTYGKSSNGLINTLKSVPKALLHPIKIIKFIKKMEQKISSYFINYTEKKQDHTKFGKIEFIRGTFNDIPLDDGTIDALISISAFEHNIYEDMPSSVNEFNRILKDKGVMFVTTSAAKNKDWYQESSKGWNFTKKTLSDWFNITDKNISFDYDTEHDRIRNSKMLSNRLEDYYKDKSNLTIPNGDLKNIEYIPVGIRKYKYYENDKQ is encoded by the coding sequence ATGATGAATGATGGAATCGAGTTACTTGATATAGATTTATTAGAAGAAAAGAACATACTGAAAGAAATAGATCATTGGTTAAAAGTGTTTAACTGGATAAATGGTTGGCATTATGACCTGGATATCATCTGGATCGTTAAACAATTAGAAAGCAATGGGATTTTGCCAGGTGCAACAATTTTGGATACAGGTGCTGGCTATGGAATGACACAATTTATTTTGGCATCCCGTGGATATAATGTAATTAGTATGGATTTTACAAAAAGGAATCTACCGGAAAAGGCTAAAGGGATATTTGATATTGAAATAATTAAAAATGATCTGGGATCATACACAAGCGAATATATGGAATATATGACATATGGCAAATCTTCCAATGGCCTTATTAATACATTGAAATCAGTTCCAAAAGCTTTACTCCATCCTATTAAAATAATAAAGTTTATAAAAAAGATGGAACAAAAAATAAGTTCTTATTTCATAAACTATACTGAGAAGAAGCAGGATCATACAAAATTTGGAAAGATTGAATTCATAAGAGGTACATTCAATGATATACCATTAGATGATGGAACCATTGATGCACTTATATCCATCTCAGCTTTTGAACATAATATATATGAGGATATGCCTAGCAGCGTAAATGAGTTCAACAGGATTTTAAAAGACAAAGGTGTAATGTTCGTTACTACGAGTGCTGCAAAAAATAAAGATTGGTATCAAGAATCATCTAAAGGATGGAATTTTACAAAAAAGACATTGTCTGATTGGTTTAATATTACTGATAAAAATATTTCTTTTGATTACGACACTGAGCATGATAGGATACGAAACTCTAAAATGTTATCAAACAGATTGGAAGATTATTATAAGGACAAATCCAATTTGACTATTCCAAATGGGGATCTAAAAAATATTGAATATATTCCTGTAGGTATTAGGAAGTACAAATACTATGAAAACGATAAGCAGTAA